A single window of Syntrophus aciditrophicus SB DNA harbors:
- the moaA gene encoding GTP 3',8-cyclase MoaA: MLDTYNRNINYLRISVTDRCNLRCRYCMPEEGISKLDHREILSLEDIVRSVKVAAGVGIRKIRLTGGEPLVRKDIARLIGFISEVPEIDDIAMTTNGVLFADMAEQLKAAGLDRVNFSMDTMVSEKFRYISRRDHLADVRKAIFKALELGLEPVKINTVVIRGFNDDELLDFADLAFDFPLHIRFIEFMPIGDLLFWKKDRMITSEQIKEKIEQRYELTPTKLVKGSGPARYFKLAGGRGTIGFITPMSHKFCSECNRLRMTADGKLRGCLYDKREIDLKKALQSKPSDEDLKQLFIEAILLKPYEHHMDAGWGKDNPRKMSQIGG; encoded by the coding sequence ATGTTGGATACTTATAACCGGAATATAAATTACCTGCGTATATCCGTGACTGATCGATGTAATTTACGGTGCCGGTATTGTATGCCCGAAGAGGGTATTTCCAAGCTTGACCACAGGGAAATTTTGAGTCTGGAAGACATCGTCAGGTCGGTTAAAGTTGCCGCTGGGGTGGGTATTCGTAAGATTCGGCTGACCGGTGGCGAGCCGCTGGTACGTAAAGACATTGCCCGACTGATCGGCTTTATTTCTGAAGTCCCGGAAATTGACGATATTGCCATGACTACCAATGGGGTTTTATTTGCAGATATGGCAGAGCAATTAAAAGCCGCTGGATTGGATCGGGTAAATTTCAGCATGGATACGATGGTATCTGAAAAATTCAGATATATTTCACGTCGGGATCATCTGGCAGATGTGAGGAAGGCCATTTTCAAAGCCCTGGAACTCGGGCTGGAACCGGTTAAAATCAATACCGTGGTCATCAGGGGATTCAATGATGATGAGCTTCTGGATTTTGCGGATCTTGCCTTTGATTTTCCGCTGCACATCCGGTTCATTGAATTCATGCCGATTGGAGATTTGTTATTCTGGAAAAAGGACCGCATGATTACTTCTGAGCAGATTAAAGAAAAGATTGAACAACGCTATGAGCTGACCCCGACGAAGTTAGTTAAAGGAAGCGGTCCTGCCCGATATTTCAAGCTTGCCGGCGGACGGGGCACGATCGGATTCATCACCCCCATGAGTCATAAATTCTGTTCTGAATGCAACCGGTTACGTATGACTGCCGATGGAAAACTGCGAGGCTGTTTATACGATAAGCGAGAAATCGATTTAAAAAAAGCCCTTCAGAGCAAGCCCAGTGATGAAGATCTTAAACAGCTTTTTATTGAAGCGATCCTTCTCAAGCCCTATGAACATCATATGGATGCTGGGTGGGGGAAGGACAACCCTCGTAAAATGAGCCAGATAGGGGGCTAA
- a CDS encoding HD domain-containing protein has translation MRYQTCREPGSLSASDKFKSVEAALESHVKEEEARYSGKGRGDGSLWHHLVRVARLAEKLGRSEGLDPATCRLAGLFHDAGKFSGGTYHQDDRPEEERSVDILVELAGKHDLDRDIVDRIARSFQQLYRDGENQTPLTRVLFDADNLDKLGFLGIANYFIKTGLRGKGVSANMLYQLTAELTYARHAADCMATPAGRELALRKAPETYRFILDLLQSLRDDGIFDFKVEEVMFDQLLLDVVSPYSCECRGTLERRLWNVRGIKCLEIHLEHSCPRCEARHEIRFCTPKLRTQGEKNTGDLFRTSQLDIRQAADSYF, from the coding sequence ATGAGATACCAAACTTGCCGGGAGCCTGGATCGCTTTCTGCCAGCGATAAGTTCAAATCGGTAGAGGCTGCACTCGAAAGTCATGTCAAAGAAGAGGAAGCCAGATACAGCGGAAAAGGCCGGGGAGATGGCAGCCTGTGGCATCATCTGGTTCGGGTGGCGCGGTTGGCCGAAAAGCTCGGGCGGAGTGAAGGGCTCGATCCTGCAACCTGCAGACTGGCAGGCCTGTTTCATGACGCCGGCAAATTCTCGGGCGGAACTTATCATCAGGACGACCGACCGGAAGAAGAGCGTTCCGTGGATATATTGGTGGAGCTTGCGGGTAAGCATGATTTAGATCGGGATATTGTCGATCGGATCGCCAGATCCTTCCAACAGCTATACCGGGATGGCGAAAATCAAACTCCTTTGACCCGGGTTTTGTTCGATGCCGATAATCTGGACAAGCTCGGATTCCTCGGAATCGCCAACTATTTTATCAAGACCGGTCTCCGGGGCAAAGGCGTGTCTGCGAACATGCTCTATCAATTAACCGCGGAACTGACCTATGCGCGCCACGCAGCGGATTGTATGGCAACGCCGGCAGGCCGCGAGCTGGCCCTCCGCAAGGCGCCGGAAACCTATCGATTCATTTTGGATCTCCTGCAATCGCTGCGAGACGATGGAATCTTTGATTTTAAAGTCGAGGAAGTCATGTTCGACCAACTGCTCCTCGACGTTGTATCCCCTTACTCATGTGAGTGTCGGGGCACGCTGGAACGCCGTCTCTGGAACGTCAGGGGCATCAAATGCCTGGAAATCCATCTCGAGCATTCCTGCCCGAGATGTGAGGCACGCCATGAGATTCGTTTTTGCACTCCGAAGCTTCGAACCCAGGGGGAAAAGAATACAGGGGATCTTTTCCGAACTTCGCAACTTGATATCCGGCAGGCAGCTGACAGTTACTTTTGA
- a CDS encoding formate dehydrogenase accessory protein FdhE yields MKDEIVKIEKLEDIIDREMERHPHSQPLLQAFRHVILARNRILEGLQLAESEPLVLDDIRFQGGVPVIAQYPLIREDDPWKDIVQAMIPAVQEGFPDLREDLDRLGNALQADDFDLYDYFRRNSEEQQDLLSIWAGTISIAAERIGFILNQASRIVLEKRAGDIAEQIEALHWEKGYCPICGSFPSLAVIGEKIGERRLHCSRCGHNWRFSRVICPYCEREAQQEMNFFYIEDKPQESAFTCEECQRYLITLNRVSDLNDRDLDVSALGLTHLDIILQEKHFVPMTVTDWNVF; encoded by the coding sequence ATGAAAGATGAAATCGTCAAGATCGAGAAACTCGAAGATATCATTGACCGGGAGATGGAAAGACACCCTCACAGTCAACCCCTCCTGCAGGCGTTCCGTCACGTGATTCTGGCAAGAAACCGCATTCTGGAAGGATTGCAGCTGGCGGAAAGCGAGCCCCTGGTTCTTGACGATATCCGCTTCCAGGGAGGCGTTCCCGTCATCGCGCAGTATCCTCTGATTCGGGAGGATGATCCCTGGAAAGACATTGTCCAGGCCATGATTCCTGCCGTTCAGGAAGGCTTTCCCGATCTTCGGGAGGATCTTGATCGTCTTGGAAACGCCCTTCAAGCGGATGATTTCGATCTCTATGATTATTTCAGGCGGAATTCGGAAGAGCAACAGGATCTTCTCTCCATCTGGGCCGGAACGATTTCCATTGCCGCGGAACGAATCGGCTTTATTCTGAATCAGGCTTCAAGAATCGTTCTCGAAAAGAGAGCCGGAGATATCGCGGAGCAGATCGAAGCGCTCCACTGGGAAAAGGGCTACTGCCCCATCTGCGGATCGTTCCCCTCCCTGGCCGTCATTGGGGAGAAGATCGGCGAGCGCCGGCTCCATTGTTCCCGTTGCGGGCACAACTGGCGCTTCAGTCGGGTTATCTGTCCCTATTGTGAACGTGAGGCGCAGCAGGAAATGAATTTTTTCTATATTGAAGATAAACCCCAGGAGTCCGCCTTCACATGCGAAGAGTGCCAGCGCTACCTGATCACCCTGAACCGGGTAAGTGACCTGAACGATCGTGATCTGGATGTTTCGGCCCTCGGCCTCACCCATCTCGATATCATTCTGCAGGAGAAACATTTCGTCCCCATGACAGTAACCGACTGGAATGTTTTTTAA
- a CDS encoding molybdenum cofactor biosynthesis protein MoaE, which yields MVIVSKDPIDPATMFEKIEKSRGGSVLLHYAVVKQKVGSSVSEGIHFERVGDMEGELSAISSDMKRQWDIEDVLLVRRTGTLELGDIISLVAVSSPSSKDAFEACRHGLERLKGMKTITKAERFL from the coding sequence ATGGTCATCGTTTCAAAAGATCCGATTGATCCGGCGACGATGTTTGAAAAAATCGAAAAATCCAGAGGCGGCAGCGTCCTGTTGCACTATGCGGTGGTCAAGCAGAAGGTCGGCAGCAGTGTTTCCGAAGGGATCCACTTTGAACGCGTCGGAGATATGGAGGGAGAACTGTCTGCTATTTCTTCGGACATGAAACGGCAGTGGGATATCGAGGATGTGCTTCTTGTGCGGCGAACAGGAACCCTGGAGCTCGGCGACATTATCTCCCTGGTTGCCGTCAGTTCCCCGTCAAGCAAAGATGCATTCGAAGCCTGTCGTCATGGGCTGGAGAGGTTGAAGGGGATGAAGACCATCACAAAGGCTGAACGGTTCCTCTAA
- a CDS encoding ABC transporter permease, protein MDLILEGIWKAITLIVTLDPEVLGITLLSLKVSGTATLISLFFGIFSGTVVALTRFPGRKIVVSLINTGMGLPPVVVGLFVTIFLWRNGPLGFLEILYTPTAIIVAQSVIATPIVTGITLAAMQNLPPKLRLQILALGATRMQMLGLLIREARLPLLAAVMAGFGGVISEVGASIMVGGNIMGYSRVLTTATVMETGRGNFDTAIALSIILLLLAYLINYVLTRIQQRERPR, encoded by the coding sequence ATGGATCTGATACTTGAAGGCATCTGGAAGGCCATAACCCTGATTGTCACCCTGGACCCTGAAGTCCTGGGGATCACCCTGCTGTCGCTCAAGGTGTCAGGAACGGCCACCCTCATCAGCCTCTTTTTCGGCATCTTCTCGGGAACCGTGGTGGCCCTCACCCGGTTCCCGGGCCGGAAAATCGTGGTCAGCCTGATCAACACCGGGATGGGACTGCCGCCGGTGGTGGTGGGTCTTTTTGTCACCATCTTCCTCTGGCGGAATGGACCGTTGGGCTTTCTGGAAATCCTCTACACGCCAACGGCTATTATTGTTGCCCAGTCGGTCATTGCCACCCCCATCGTCACCGGCATCACCCTGGCTGCCATGCAGAACCTCCCCCCTAAACTGCGCCTCCAGATCCTGGCCCTCGGGGCAACCCGCATGCAGATGCTCGGCCTTCTCATCAGGGAAGCCCGGCTGCCCCTGCTGGCCGCCGTCATGGCCGGATTCGGCGGGGTCATTTCCGAGGTTGGAGCCTCTATCATGGTGGGCGGTAATATCATGGGGTATTCAAGGGTGCTGACAACCGCCACCGTCATGGAAACAGGACGGGGAAACTTTGACACGGCCATCGCCCTGAGCATCATCCTTCTTCTGCTGGCTTACCTGATCAATTATGTGCTGACGCGGATTCAGCAGAGGGAGCGCCCCCGATGA
- a CDS encoding helix-turn-helix transcriptional regulator — protein MSETLMNTREVAEYLDINEKKVYALIKSRRIPATRITGKWLFPKDLVDAWLLEDAHAGLTEARQRSRQMGGALLAAGSNDPVLDILQASLRKDHPEFYIFSASTGSRDGLLALNAGYTDIAWTHLWNPQDDTYNIPFLAKYMPDRRGVVVNLFYRELGLVTGRGNPSGIHGFDDLAREGVRFINRQPGAGTRVLLDIHLGRLGIEKSQIAGYEQEAFTHLEVGLAVLSGKADVGIASIAIANFLGLDFVPITRERFDMVLDQNNFFEKPVQLLMDVLHDKAFRQRVGGMSRYDFSDSGRILYSAS, from the coding sequence ATGTCAGAAACACTGATGAATACGCGGGAAGTCGCGGAATATCTCGATATTAATGAGAAAAAGGTCTATGCGCTGATCAAGTCCAGGCGGATTCCAGCAACCCGGATAACGGGAAAATGGCTTTTCCCCAAAGATCTGGTGGATGCGTGGCTGCTTGAAGATGCACACGCCGGTCTTACCGAGGCACGGCAGAGGAGCCGACAAATGGGAGGCGCCCTCCTGGCGGCAGGCAGCAATGATCCCGTGCTGGATATTCTGCAGGCCAGCCTGAGGAAAGACCACCCGGAATTTTATATCTTTTCCGCCAGCACAGGAAGCCGGGACGGGCTGCTGGCCTTGAATGCCGGTTACACCGACATCGCCTGGACCCATTTGTGGAACCCTCAGGATGACACCTACAACATCCCTTTCCTGGCCAAATATATGCCGGACAGACGAGGAGTCGTGGTCAATCTTTTCTACCGCGAGCTGGGCCTCGTTACAGGCCGGGGAAATCCGTCAGGCATTCACGGGTTCGATGACCTTGCCCGAGAAGGGGTGCGTTTCATCAATCGTCAGCCAGGGGCTGGAACCCGGGTCCTTCTGGATATCCATCTGGGTCGCCTCGGAATTGAGAAGAGTCAGATTGCCGGTTATGAACAGGAGGCGTTCACCCACCTTGAAGTCGGCCTTGCTGTTCTTTCAGGAAAGGCGGACGTCGGAATCGCTTCCATTGCCATCGCTAATTTTCTGGGTTTAGACTTTGTACCCATAACCCGGGAACGCTTCGATATGGTGCTGGATCAGAACAACTTTTTTGAAAAGCCTGTGCAGCTCCTGATGGACGTTCTCCATGACAAGGCGTTCCGTCAGCGGGTTGGGGGAATGAGCCGTTACGACTTTTCCGATTCCGGACGCATTCTCTATTCGGCATCCTGA
- a CDS encoding uridine monophosphate kinase translates to MGLWRERDGRRLHIKSKLMGESLVSKSFMESLTIAPQRRLFPDVDIIKIGGQSICDRGVKALPPIIEEIVANKKEHKMLITTGGGTRSRHIYSIGLELGMPTGIIAKFGSSISEQNALLVATLLSSWGGIKIGHDEVVKLSTYFSMDCIPVMHGMPPYDYFAMPVKGWRIPVHRTDVGTIILADLIGARSCIYVKDEDGLYTDDPKKDPDAEFVSEISASELLARDFDDLIIERPCLEVLQNSEVISSIQIINGQKQGNITRALKGEHVGTIIHKG, encoded by the coding sequence ATGGGGCTTTGGCGCGAACGGGACGGACGGCGTCTGCACATAAAGAGTAAACTGATGGGGGAAAGCCTGGTCAGCAAGTCGTTTATGGAAAGCCTCACCATTGCTCCACAGCGAAGGCTGTTCCCGGATGTGGATATTATCAAGATCGGCGGCCAGTCCATCTGTGACCGGGGCGTCAAGGCCCTCCCCCCAATTATTGAAGAAATTGTGGCGAACAAGAAAGAACACAAGATGCTCATCACCACGGGAGGCGGGACCCGCAGCCGGCATATCTATTCCATTGGTCTCGAACTGGGCATGCCGACAGGCATCATTGCCAAATTCGGCAGCTCCATCTCGGAGCAGAATGCCCTGCTGGTGGCCACCCTGCTGTCCTCTTGGGGCGGAATCAAGATCGGCCATGATGAAGTCGTCAAATTGTCGACCTATTTTTCCATGGACTGCATCCCCGTCATGCACGGGATGCCCCCCTATGATTATTTCGCCATGCCGGTAAAAGGGTGGCGCATCCCCGTTCATCGAACGGATGTGGGCACCATCATCCTGGCGGACCTGATCGGCGCGCGAAGCTGCATCTACGTCAAGGATGAAGACGGCCTTTATACGGACGATCCCAAAAAGGACCCCGACGCCGAATTCGTCTCCGAAATCAGCGCTTCCGAACTACTCGCCCGGGATTTTGATGATCTGATCATCGAAAGGCCCTGCCTCGAAGTTCTGCAGAACAGCGAAGTCATCAGCAGCATCCAGATCATCAACGGCCAGAAGCAAGGCAATATCACCCGGGCCCTGAAGGGTGAACATGTAGGAACGATTATTCATAAGGGATAA
- a CDS encoding GEGP motif-containing diheme protein, protein MKKQKWSIFALIAVFVVASFTLFYGIKIYAAYNHEGDVDSANFRSAYPNAVGTKLDSCTLCHSGGSYTSGGKTTTLGSCQWCHYKTNYGADSTPENLQQTLNPYCLAYKSNWPTLGRTAAALLAIKDLDSDGDAYANQIEISAITYPGDAIDNPGNVPAPSLVLSLEKLEQMAQHTQFLLMNASKSDDNYTKYNGVALENLIKAIKLNSATGITVYAPDGFATYHPFDPSNNPNAYHVFGTYDSSIFYYNEQADMATNPSTGWCNYSSPSAAGRSNGDEIVNPLDLKMILAFLRDDEYLTPGVLNPQNKLDGEGPFRVVPPQKNPGPPDQRSTASNATDPNVWIWPYNSANDHNAGFSSRTVTMIRVEPLPPGTTDINTMEAGWPYVDEKKIMIYGSIDPYPVNNLNTHLDFLINTIQSQDDAAFKVKSQKTALVEKIRALKQQVRQELIPVH, encoded by the coding sequence ATGAAGAAACAGAAATGGAGTATATTCGCTTTAATTGCCGTTTTCGTAGTCGCTTCCTTTACCCTGTTTTATGGAATCAAAATTTATGCAGCATACAATCATGAAGGAGACGTCGACTCAGCCAACTTCCGCTCGGCTTACCCCAACGCTGTCGGCACCAAACTGGATAGCTGCACTCTGTGCCACAGTGGCGGTTCCTATACGTCAGGAGGAAAAACGACGACTCTTGGCAGTTGCCAGTGGTGCCACTACAAAACGAATTACGGGGCCGACAGTACACCGGAGAATCTGCAGCAGACACTCAATCCCTATTGCCTGGCCTACAAGAGCAATTGGCCCACCCTGGGACGCACCGCTGCAGCCTTGCTGGCAATTAAAGATCTCGATTCCGATGGGGACGCCTATGCGAATCAGATAGAAATCAGCGCGATAACGTATCCCGGGGATGCGATTGATAACCCGGGCAATGTGCCGGCTCCCTCTCTCGTGCTTTCACTCGAAAAACTTGAACAGATGGCCCAGCACACCCAGTTTCTGCTGATGAACGCCAGTAAGTCGGATGACAATTACACGAAATACAACGGTGTCGCCCTGGAGAACCTCATCAAGGCGATCAAGCTGAATTCAGCAACAGGAATCACAGTTTATGCACCGGACGGATTTGCCACATATCACCCCTTTGATCCGAGCAATAATCCCAACGCTTATCATGTTTTCGGCACATATGACTCTTCAATCTTTTATTACAACGAACAGGCGGACATGGCAACCAATCCCTCAACCGGCTGGTGCAATTACAGTTCCCCATCGGCGGCAGGAAGAAGTAACGGTGATGAGATTGTTAACCCTCTTGATTTGAAAATGATTCTGGCTTTTCTGCGGGATGACGAATACCTGACACCGGGAGTGCTGAACCCGCAGAACAAGCTGGATGGAGAAGGCCCATTCAGGGTTGTGCCTCCCCAGAAAAATCCCGGTCCTCCGGATCAGCGTTCCACCGCGTCCAACGCAACCGATCCAAATGTATGGATTTGGCCCTATAATTCAGCTAATGACCATAACGCCGGTTTTTCCTCCCGTACCGTAACCATGATCAGGGTAGAGCCGCTGCCTCCGGGAACAACCGACATCAACACAATGGAAGCCGGGTGGCCCTACGTTGATGAAAAGAAGATCATGATTTATGGCTCCATCGACCCCTATCCCGTAAATAATCTAAATACACACCTGGATTTCCTGATCAATACGATTCAATCTCAAGATGATGCAGCTTTTAAGGTCAAATCGCAGAAAACGGCATTGGTTGAGAAAATCAGGGCCTTGAAGCAACAGGTGCGGCAGGAGCTTATTCCGGTGCACTGA
- a CDS encoding FG-GAP repeat protein, producing MKKIIYISSITAFFLLTFISFGIGGVDAMEQPPADEVRLTADDPVANAEFGRSVAIDGDLVAVGAGGAAAGSVENAGAVYLFKRQGLTYVPEEKLVAPDATNGAEFGRAVAIQGNMVIVGARFAQVEGFSQAGAAYIFRKYGGSWHLEEKITSPTPADEDNFGRALAVHGDLLVITARKEAINEEDVGAAYVYYYRDGKWMNEAKLTASDASAGAHFGQSVTARGDLIAIGARNADPKGAGAVYLFRQSGNVWGQVAKLTPPGGNKNDHFGFTVAMVGDVIAVGARRADPDGLTDAGAAYVFSLEGDSFELIVRLTASDTNAGDEFGQSIALAVDVIAVGAWKDDIEGKANQGSIYLFHRMGNLWFETEKLTASDGLAGDEFGYSLSAFGNDMVTGAHFADFNAGVDSNEGASYVIPLKP from the coding sequence ATGAAAAAAATCATTTATATTTCGTCCATTACAGCATTTTTCCTATTGACATTCATCTCTTTCGGCATAGGTGGAGTTGACGCAATGGAGCAGCCGCCGGCTGATGAAGTGCGGCTCACGGCTGACGATCCCGTCGCCAACGCGGAATTCGGCCGTTCCGTTGCGATCGATGGAGATCTCGTTGCTGTGGGGGCAGGCGGGGCTGCGGCTGGCTCTGTGGAAAATGCCGGGGCCGTCTATCTTTTCAAACGCCAGGGTCTGACGTATGTCCCGGAGGAGAAGCTGGTAGCCCCGGATGCGACCAATGGGGCTGAGTTCGGCCGGGCTGTCGCCATCCAGGGAAACATGGTGATCGTCGGAGCCCGCTTTGCACAGGTCGAGGGTTTTTCACAAGCCGGAGCGGCATACATTTTCCGGAAGTATGGAGGATCGTGGCACCTTGAAGAAAAGATTACTTCTCCTACTCCGGCTGATGAGGACAATTTTGGCCGTGCTCTTGCTGTTCACGGAGACCTTCTGGTGATCACTGCTCGTAAAGAGGCCATTAATGAAGAAGACGTAGGGGCCGCATACGTGTATTACTATAGAGACGGGAAATGGATGAATGAGGCAAAGCTCACGGCGAGCGATGCTTCGGCCGGAGCTCATTTCGGGCAATCGGTGACGGCTCGGGGTGACCTGATTGCGATAGGCGCGCGTAATGCCGACCCCAAAGGCGCGGGTGCAGTCTACCTTTTCCGTCAATCCGGGAATGTGTGGGGACAGGTTGCCAAACTGACCCCACCGGGTGGGAACAAGAATGATCACTTTGGCTTTACCGTCGCAATGGTTGGCGATGTAATCGCAGTCGGCGCCCGGAGAGCCGATCCTGACGGCCTGACCGATGCGGGCGCGGCCTATGTCTTTTCCCTGGAGGGAGATTCCTTTGAACTGATCGTCAGGCTTACCGCAAGCGACACAAACGCGGGTGATGAGTTCGGCCAGTCCATCGCCCTTGCCGTAGATGTCATTGCTGTTGGCGCCTGGAAGGATGACATTGAAGGCAAAGCGAATCAAGGTTCGATCTACCTCTTCCATCGGATGGGCAATTTATGGTTTGAGACGGAAAAGTTAACGGCGTCCGATGGGCTGGCCGGTGACGAATTTGGTTATTCTTTATCGGCCTTCGGGAATGACATGGTGACAGGGGCACACTTCGCTGATTTCAACGCGGGAGTTGATTCAAACGAGGGAGCGTCCTACGTGATACCCCTGAAACCGTAA
- a CDS encoding FmdE family protein, with the protein MTARNILSYSYEEYVEKITAFHGYPAPGVLIGGFMVDLAVKNLPEGILYDAICETRTCLPDAVQLLTPCTFGNGWLTVLPMGLFAVSLYDKFTGEGVRVFLDVEKMGPWQEIRNWFLKLKTKKEQDSERLFKEIREAGPDILELRNVKLKPGFLEKKHKGKIVLCPQCREAYPAQDGELCLSCQGGSPYL; encoded by the coding sequence ATGACAGCACGTAATATTTTGTCTTACTCTTATGAGGAGTATGTTGAAAAAATAACGGCCTTTCACGGCTATCCCGCCCCCGGCGTGCTCATCGGGGGATTCATGGTGGACCTGGCGGTTAAAAATCTCCCGGAGGGGATCCTCTATGACGCCATCTGCGAAACGAGAACCTGTCTCCCCGATGCCGTCCAGCTTTTGACCCCCTGCACTTTCGGCAATGGATGGCTCACTGTTCTTCCCATGGGTCTGTTTGCAGTCAGCCTGTATGACAAGTTTACGGGTGAAGGGGTGCGTGTCTTCCTGGATGTCGAGAAAATGGGGCCATGGCAGGAGATTCGAAACTGGTTTCTGAAATTGAAAACCAAAAAAGAACAGGATAGCGAAAGGCTCTTTAAAGAAATCCGTGAGGCCGGACCAGACATCCTCGAACTTCGGAACGTAAAGCTTAAACCAGGTTTTCTTGAGAAAAAGCACAAGGGGAAAATTGTCCTCTGCCCCCAGTGCCGGGAAGCTTATCCGGCCCAGGATGGGGAACTCTGCCTGAGCTGCCAGGGAGGGTCGCCTTATCTTTAA
- a CDS encoding ABC transporter ATP-binding protein, protein MKTAGPLLQGRNLLVKRGGIPVLDISDFTIMKGEVLSLIGPNGSGKSTLLLTLSSLLKLYRGKLIFNGSEIDSRRSELDYRRQIAVVFQDPLLFDTTVLENVASGLKIRGMEKKDRTRIAEECLERLGIAHLAKRSACKVSGGEAQRTSIARAFATSPTILFLDEPFSALDPPTREGIISDLSRLLRETETTAIMATHDQMEALRLSDRIAVIQQGKIAQMGSAEEVMNHPVNEFVAAFVGMDTLLTGSVLESQNGRIMIAVGNQKIEAVGNFPVGEQVLCCIRPENVTLSTDSPEEQSSARNNFSGRITRIAPHGLFYRVDLDCGFDLISYITRTSLDSLEFQEGQTVKASFKATAVHVIRKSA, encoded by the coding sequence ATGAAAACCGCCGGTCCACTCCTGCAGGGCAGGAATCTTTTGGTTAAGCGAGGCGGAATTCCCGTTCTGGATATTTCTGATTTTACGATCATGAAAGGGGAGGTACTTTCCCTGATCGGGCCGAACGGCTCCGGAAAATCCACTCTTCTGTTGACCTTGTCCAGTTTGTTGAAGCTGTACCGGGGAAAACTGATTTTCAACGGCAGTGAGATTGACAGCCGCCGTAGCGAGCTCGATTATCGTCGTCAGATCGCCGTTGTGTTTCAGGATCCCCTTCTTTTTGACACCACAGTGCTGGAAAACGTGGCATCCGGCCTGAAAATCCGGGGGATGGAAAAGAAGGACCGTACGCGGATCGCGGAAGAATGCCTGGAACGCCTGGGAATCGCCCATCTGGCAAAGCGTTCCGCATGCAAAGTCTCCGGCGGAGAAGCCCAGAGGACCAGTATCGCCCGCGCTTTTGCAACGAGTCCGACCATTCTTTTTCTGGACGAACCCTTTTCCGCGCTGGACCCCCCCACCCGCGAAGGCATCATCTCGGACCTCAGCCGTCTTCTGCGGGAGACCGAGACTACCGCGATCATGGCCACCCACGATCAAATGGAAGCACTCCGCCTGTCCGACCGCATTGCCGTCATCCAGCAGGGAAAGATCGCCCAGATGGGTTCAGCGGAAGAGGTCATGAATCACCCGGTCAATGAATTCGTGGCCGCCTTTGTCGGAATGGACACGCTCCTGACCGGCAGTGTCCTGGAAAGTCAGAACGGACGGATAATGATTGCCGTCGGCAATCAAAAAATTGAAGCTGTGGGGAATTTCCCAGTGGGAGAGCAGGTACTCTGCTGCATTCGTCCCGAAAACGTCACCCTGTCCACGGATTCGCCGGAAGAACAGAGCAGTGCTCGAAACAATTTTTCGGGACGGATTACACGCATCGCTCCCCACGGACTTTTCTACCGCGTTGATCTGGACTGTGGTTTTGATCTCATTTCCTACATTACCCGCACATCCCTTGACAGTCTGGAATTTCAGGAGGGTCAAACCGTCAAGGCCTCCTTCAAGGCTACCGCCGTTCATGTAATCCGGAAATCGGCCTGA